DNA from Alphaproteobacteria bacterium:
TGAATTGCCGGTCACCCCAACAACGGAGGTGATGTTGATAATGCGACCATGGCGGTTTTTCATCATGGATTTCAAAGCCGCGCGGCACAATCGGAAGGAGGATGTTAAGTTCACATCTAACACTTGATCCCAGTCTTCATCTTTCATGCGTATGGTCAAGCCATCGCGCGTAATGCCCGCATTGTTTACAAGAATGTCAACTTTGCCCATCAATTCTTCGGCTTTTGGGAAAAGAGCTTCAACGGCTTCAGCGTCGGATAAATTACAAGGCACAATATATATTTCATTTTTGCCGCCCGTTGCTTTTAATTCAGCGGCCAAGGCTTTCAAGGCATCTACCCGAGTGCCAGAAATCGCAATTGTTGCCCCTTGGGCATAGAAAGCCTTGGCAATCGCGCTGCCGATGCCACCAGAAGCGCCCGTTATAAGTGCTGTGAGATTGTTAAGTTGAAACATTTATTTTCCTTCTTATTTAATGATATTAAAGCGTCTTTAAAAACGCATCCATGTCCGCTGGCGTGTTTATGGAGCTTGCCTCGAGGCCTGGATCAATGCGTTTGATAAGACCTGTTAAGACTTTTCCAGCCCCAATTTCAATAACATTTGTGACACCAAGACTGCCTAAATTCAAGCCAATTTCACGCCAACGAACCCGTCCGGTGATTTGGTCAATGAGAAGGGAGCGAATGAGGCTCGTCTCTTTGATGGGCATCGCCGTGACATTTGACATAACAGGCTTTTGGGCTTCGTTCATTTGTGTTTCTTTTAAGGCAGGTGCCATGGCTCTGGCGGCAGGCTCCATGAGAGAGCAATGAAAAGGAGCACTCACCTCGAGTGGGATGGCCCGCTTTGCCCCACGCTCATTGGCAAGGGTGATTGCTCGATCAATTGCCCCTTTGTGACCACTCAACACAATTTGGCCTGGGGAGTTGTCATTGGCAATCACACAAACTTCGCCCAAGGCCGCATCATTGGCGAGGGCTTCAACTTCAAGAGCATCGAGTCCTAAGATGGCAGCCATTGCGCCGACACCTAT
Protein-coding regions in this window:
- the fabD gene encoding ACP S-malonyltransferase; amino-acid sequence: MTLSFTFPGQGSQVVGMGREFVETFPAARQVFEEVDEALQQKFSKLILEGPQDTLTLTENAQPAIMAVSMAIVRTLEAELGKPLSSLCTYLAGHSLGEYTALCATGVFSIPDTARLLRLRGQAMQEAVPIGVGAMAAILGLDALEVEALANDAALGEVCVIANDNSPGQIVLSGHKGAIDRAITLANERGAKRAIPLEVSAPFHCSLMEPAARAMAPALKETQMNEAQKPVMSNVTAMPIKETSLIRSLLIDQITGRVRWREIGLNLGSLGVTNVIEIGAGKVLTGLIKRIDPGLEASSINTPADMDAFLKTL
- the fabG gene encoding 3-oxoacyl-[acyl-carrier-protein] reductase is translated as MFQLNNLTALITGASGGIGSAIAKAFYAQGATIAISGTRVDALKALAAELKATGGKNEIYIVPCNLSDAEAVEALFPKAEELMGKVDILVNNAGITRDGLTIRMKDEDWDQVLDVNLTSSFRLCRAALKSMMKNRHGRIINITSVVGVTGNSGQANYTASKAGLIGLSKSLAQEVASRGVTINCIAPGFITSSMTGVLSDAIKEKILNSIPQGRMGAPEEIASGAVFLASPEAAYITGQTLHINGGMLMS